The DNA window CAATTCCTTCTTCTACTCCAAAATGGCGTTGTTGTGATACACTATTTCCAAGTATCTTACGAAAAAGAAGGCGAATTTTATGGAGTTTCAAGAAATGAAAGAATATCTACTAGAGCAAATCCTAAACAAACAATTAATCCATGCAACAATTAGTCAAACACGTGCTAAATCGAATGAAGTAAAGCGTGTGAAACTAAAGCCTATTGAAATAAAAAATATGTATCATATTCAACTAGAATATCAATACGAACGTATTTTAAAGCATGAAAATATACCATTAGAAGAATTCACAAAAACACTGGATGAGTTGTTAGAGCAATTCCGTCAAGTTCATGCGGATTTCACATCGGAAAAAGTACATGTACAGCTATCCAAGAAAAACAAAGTAATGTGGAAATCAGAGAAAACAATCTCTACCAAAACAGTAGACCTATCACATAACCGAAAAAAGAATTACCTTTTAGATGAAAATACGCCTTATCCTTTCCTAATTCGATTAGGTGTCCAAACAGCGGAAGGGAAAGTGAAAAAGCAAAAGTATGATAAGTTTAAACAAATTAATCGTTTTATAGAATTTATTGATGATACACTTGTCCACTTACCAAAGAATCAACCTGTTCGAATTCTCGATTTCGGATCAGGAAAATCGTATTTAACGTTTGCACTTTATCATTATTTAAAAATTGAAAAGGGACTCGATATTCGGGTAACCGGTCTTGATCTGAAAAAAGAAGTTATTGAGGAATGTGCCAATATCGCAAATGATCTAGGCTATGATCAGCTAGAGTTCTTAGTAGGAGATATTAGTGATTACAACGATGAAGCTTCTGTTGATATGGTCGTAACGCTTCATGCATGTGATGTGGCGACAGATTTAGCGTTAGGTCGCGCGGTAAAATGGGGCGCGAGTGTTATTTTAAGCGTGCCTTGCTGTCAGCATGAACTGAATACACAGCTGAATGCACCTGGGCTAGATATTATGTTAAAGCATGGTCTTATTAAGGAACGATTTGCAGCACTTGCAACGGACTCTATCAGAGCTGAAATATTAAACATGGTAGGTTATGAAGCACAGCTAGTTGAATTTATCGACATCGAAAACACACCGAAAAACATTTTAATACGTGCTTATAAAACGGGAAAAAAAGCAACACCTGAACAATTAGAAGGCTATAAACAGTTTAAGCAAATGCTTCATGCAAACCCTTTTTTGGAAAAAGAATTGAAAGAATACTTTTCTTAATTAAATACCAGATTGGAGCAAAATATTTTGAAAGAACCGACACTGAAAAAAGTAGCTTATGGTGTAGCAATGTCTATTGCTATCATCATCGTGCATTTTATCAATGTACAGATATATAAAATGCTACCGATTTTCGCTTTGTTATTAGCAATTCTTATTACTTACTTAGGAATTACATTTATTAATAAATCGGGGAAATTTGATCAAGTAATTTCGAGAACGAAATATAATCTACTAAATGCACTTGTTGTGTTTGTTCTATTTATCGCCTATTTTACAATTGCAAACTAAAAGGTCGTCCCCAATTGGGACGACCTTTTATAATTCTTGACGTAATGCCTGAATTACATCAATTTTCGTTGCTTTCCGCGCCGGCTTCCATCCGGAAATCATCGCAACCCCAATGCTTATTACAGATGCAATAACAACAAGCTGCCAAGGGATTAAGGAGAAGGTAATCGATAAATCTTGGAATCCATCCTCATCTAGTGCCGCTCCCACTACCATCGGTAATATCCAGTTCGCCAGGAAACTCACTGCATATGAAATGATAACTGCAAGCACCGTTCCGATAATACCAATCCATGCACTTTCCATCAAAAACAAACGTTGGATCAGTTTAGGACTAGCTCCTATCGCTTTCATCACACCGATTTCACGAGTTCTTTCTGTTACCGCCATTGTCATCGTATTAAAAATACCGATCGATGAGATTAATACTGCGATTGTCCCAACAAAGATAAGTCCGATTTTAAATGCCATGAAAAAGACATCTAGCTGCTCTAATTGTTCTGAAACAGAATACACACTATACCCCATTTCTTTTAACTCTTCCGTTACCGATTTAACATGTTCTAAGCTAGAAGTATAGATTTTTGTGCTAGAGAAGAATAAGTCAGTATTCTCTCCCCCCACATTCGCCTCGTACACTTCTTGAAACTTGTCCTTCCATGATTCGTCTAACAACATATTCGTATCGACAAACCAATCCTTTGCCGGTTTCTCCGTTACCCCTACAATTGTGAAATCCCATGTTTCTGAGAAAGCTTCTTCCGATTCGTAAGATTGAAGTGACATGGAAACTTTTTTCCCGATTAAAGATTCTTTGTAACCTCCTATAGGTTTAGCATCTTCTTCCGTACTTTGTTCCATTTCTTTACGTTCCGCATCCGTTAATAAGCTTTCTGCAAACTGGTAGCCTACAACGATTTCATTTTCCTTTTTTGGCATACGCCCTTCGGATAGTTTAAGATTTGATTTTTCTTCTTCTGCAAAGTTAGTAAGTAGCATATTCCCTTCAAGCGAACGATTCTCTATTTGAGAAACTGCCATTGCGTCCATATTTGTTCTTTGCACAATTGCATTTACATGCTCGACTGCTCCAATTTTGGAAATATCGAATTCTTCCCCATCATTTGTATAAACTTCCACTTCGGTAATGGCTTGATCTTCTAATATTTCTTTTCGCATCGTGTCCTGTATGCCAAATCCAATCGAAGCAAGTACGATTAAAAATGCACACCCCATTGTTGCAGCTAGCACCGTCATAAACACACGTAATTTGTTTTTCTTAATATGTTGACGTACAAAATCTACTTGGTCTTTAAATAACATATCCTACATCTCCTTTCACTAGTTCTCCATCGTGCATTCGGAACTTTCGATGAGCGATACTAGCAA is part of the Psychrobacillus sp. FSL H8-0483 genome and encodes:
- a CDS encoding SAM-dependent methyltransferase, with translation MEFQEMKEYLLEQILNKQLIHATISQTRAKSNEVKRVKLKPIEIKNMYHIQLEYQYERILKHENIPLEEFTKTLDELLEQFRQVHADFTSEKVHVQLSKKNKVMWKSEKTISTKTVDLSHNRKKNYLLDENTPYPFLIRLGVQTAEGKVKKQKYDKFKQINRFIEFIDDTLVHLPKNQPVRILDFGSGKSYLTFALYHYLKIEKGLDIRVTGLDLKKEVIEECANIANDLGYDQLEFLVGDISDYNDEASVDMVVTLHACDVATDLALGRAVKWGASVILSVPCCQHELNTQLNAPGLDIMLKHGLIKERFAALATDSIRAEILNMVGYEAQLVEFIDIENTPKNILIRAYKTGKKATPEQLEGYKQFKQMLHANPFLEKELKEYFS
- a CDS encoding FtsX-like permease family protein, with amino-acid sequence MLFKDQVDFVRQHIKKNKLRVFMTVLAATMGCAFLIVLASIGFGIQDTMRKEILEDQAITEVEVYTNDGEEFDISKIGAVEHVNAIVQRTNMDAMAVSQIENRSLEGNMLLTNFAEEEKSNLKLSEGRMPKKENEIVVGYQFAESLLTDAERKEMEQSTEEDAKPIGGYKESLIGKKVSMSLQSYESEEAFSETWDFTIVGVTEKPAKDWFVDTNMLLDESWKDKFQEVYEANVGGENTDLFFSSTKIYTSSLEHVKSVTEELKEMGYSVYSVSEQLEQLDVFFMAFKIGLIFVGTIAVLISSIGIFNTMTMAVTERTREIGVMKAIGASPKLIQRLFLMESAWIGIIGTVLAVIISYAVSFLANWILPMVVGAALDEDGFQDLSITFSLIPWQLVVIASVISIGVAMISGWKPARKATKIDVIQALRQEL